Proteins from a single region of Corvus hawaiiensis isolate bCorHaw1 chromosome 6, bCorHaw1.pri.cur, whole genome shotgun sequence:
- the EIF2S1 gene encoding eukaryotic translation initiation factor 2 subunit 1 codes for MPGLSCRFYQHKFPEVEDVVMVNVRSIAEMGAYVSLLEYNNIEGMILLSELSRRRIRSINKLIRIGRNECVVVIRVDKEKGYIDLSKRRVSPEEAIKCEDKFTKSKTVYSILRHVAEVLEYTKDEQLESLFQRTAWVFDDKYKRPGYGAYDAFKHAVSDPAILDSLDLTEEERRVLIDNINRRLTPQAVKIRADIEVACYGYEGIDAVKEALRAGLNCSTENMPIKINLIAPPRYVMTTTTLERTEGLSVLNQAMAVIKEKIEEKRGVFNVQMEPKVVTDTDETELARQLERLERENAEVDGDDDAEEMEAKTED; via the exons ATGCCAGGACTAAGCTGTAGATTCTACCAACATAAATTTCCAGAGGTGGAAGATGTAGTGATGGTCAATGTTCGGTCCATCGCTGAAATGGGAGCCTATGTCAGCCTGCTGGAGTACAACAACATTGAAGGCATGATCCTCCTCAGTGAACTGTCCAGGAGACGTATTCGTTCCATAAACAAACTCATCCGGATCGGGAGGAATGAATGTGTTGTGGTCATAAGAGTTGACAAAGAGAAAG GTTATATCGATTTGTCAAAAAGAAGAGTTTCTCCAGAGGAGGCAATCAAATGTGAAGACAAATTCACAAAATCAAAGACT GTTTACAGCATCCTTCGCCATGTTGCTGAAGTCTTGGAGTACACCAAGGATGAGCAGCTTGAGAGCCTGTTCCAGAGAACTGCCTGGGTGTTTGATGACAAGTACAAAAGACCGGGATATGGTGCTTATGATGCATTCAAGCATGCAGTCTC AGACCCTGCAATCCTGGATAGCCTGGATCTGACTGAGGAAGAGAGGCGTGTATTGATTGACAATATTAACAGACGGCTGACACCACAGGCAGTCAAAATCCGAGCTG ATATTGAGGTGGCCTGTTATGGTTATGAAGGCATAGATGCAGTTAAAGAAGCTTTGAGAGCAGGCTTGAACTGTTCCACGGAGAACATGCCCATCAAA ATTAATCTGATAGCCCCTCCTCGTTATGTGATGACTACTACAAcactggagagaactgaaggaCTGTCTGTTCTGAATCAAGCCATGGctgtaattaaagaaaaaattgaggaaaagagaggagtCTTTAATGTGCAGATGGAG CCTAAGGTGGTTACTGACACAGACGAGACTGAACTTGCAAGGCAGCTGGAAAGACTGGAGAGGGAAAATGCTGAAGTGGATGGGGATGATGATGCCGAGGAAATGGAAGCCAAAACAGAAGACTAA